A genomic stretch from Mus pahari chromosome 6, PAHARI_EIJ_v1.1, whole genome shotgun sequence includes:
- the LOC110323685 gene encoding alpha-1-acid glycoprotein 1, protein MALYTVLVVLSLLPLLEAQNPEQANITIGEPITNETLSWLSDKWFFIGAAFRKLEYSQAIQTMQTEFFYLTTDLINDTIELRESLTISDQCVYNSTHLGFQRENGTFSKYEGGVETFADLIVLKKHGAIMLAFDLKDEKKRGLSLYAKKPDITPELREVFQKAVKDVGMDESEIIFVDWKKDKCGQQEKTQLELEKETKKDP, encoded by the exons ATGGCCCTGTACACAGTTCTTGTCGTGTTGAGCCTCCTGCCGCTATTGGAAGCTCAGAACCCAGAACAAGCCAACATCACCATAGGCGAACCTATCACCAATGAGACCCTGAGCTGG CTCTCTGACAAATGGTTTTTCATCGGCGCAGCTTTCAGAAAACTCGAGTACAGTCAGGCAATTCAAACAATGCAGACTGAATTTTTTTACCTTACCACCGACTTGATAAACGACACGATAGAGCTTCGGGAGTCTCTGACAAT aagTGACCAGTGTGTCTATAACTCCACCCATCTGGGAttccagagagaaaatgggaCCTTCTCCAAGTATG AAGGAGGAGTAGAAACCTTTGCAGACCTGATAGTGCTGAAGAAACATGGGGCCATCATGCTTGCCTTTGACCTGAAGGATGAGAAGAAACGGGGACTGTCCCTCTATG CCAAAAAGCCAGATATCACCCCAGAGCTGCGGGAAGTGTTCCAGAAGGCTGTCAAAGACGTGGGCATGGATGAATCAGAAATCATATTTGTCGACTGGAAAAAG GATAAGTGTGGTCAGCAGGAGAAGACGCAGCTTGAGCTGGAGAAGGAGACCAAGAAAGATCCTTAG